The sequence TGAAATGGacagcactaggtaggtcattcccCTACCGAGGTACCACGATCCAAAAGAGTCTTGACTGCAATGTCTTGCTGCTGAGTGAaagcaaagacaacagacgctCATCACAAGAGCGAAGCGGTCGAGAGGGGGAACCATAGCATTTAAATAGGCTGGTACCGATCCAGTGGCAGGTGAGAACGAGGGATTTTATTCTTACAGccacagggagccagtgaaggatgaccagcagaggagttacatgtgtcctcttcGGCTGGTCAAAGACCAAATGCGCTGCCCCATTTTGAATAGTTTGCAATGGTCTCACTGCAAATGCAGGCAGGCCAGTTAAAATTGCGTTGCAAGAGTCAAGTTTAGAAATGAACAGGGCCTGCACAAGACATTGTGTAGCATGTTGTGTGAGAGCGTCTGATCTTCCGAATATTATAGAATGTGAACCGACAAGACCTCTAACAAATTACCCCCAAATCATTCATACAACACTGAtgtgaatatatttttttcagaaAAAGTACTTCTGGACACTTCCATTGAAGTTCTAAGCCTGCATACAAATGGCTATAATGAATGCAAAGTAAAGACACAACCACGTGAGGTAACATTGCTatcattcattttattatttcaaCAGACAGTTCAAACTTCTGTTTATGAGCTGGGCAGCCGATTTATCGGTATTTCTCGGCCAAGGCCAACCCCAAAGCGGCGAAGAACTTGTCCATGGACACATGAACTTCTGGGGTAAACTCAGCGGGGAACATGATGGCGAACTCCACGAGCAGGCAGTGAGACAGGAGCTGGGAGAAAAAAGAATCGAACATTGAGATGTTATTGTTACTGCTACTGCCAAATTATACCGAAATCAcaacatacattttcatatcAAGAAAATTCTATCAAAATGCTATAATTCATCTTTATTCAGCAATTCCAGACCTCGTCATCATCTCAGCTGTGAAGTTAAGTTTATCTCATGTTCCcatattgttttatttcttgaATATTTTTAGGTTAACTTAGCTGAAGCAAACTGCATTGGACAATTACATCTTTCACCCTTAATATATGCCATATAATCCGTTTTTGTATACCTTGAAGTTGGCTGGATCAATACGCAGCTTGAAAGCGTGCAATTCACTGAGTGTAAGCAGTCCTCCAATAAGGTCATCGATCACACCGACGGCCGTGGCAACGCCACCCATGATAGTCCTGCCATGCTTCATCACAGGGGCAGAGCCGGGAGTGATGTCACTCCAGTGGGAGAAGTAAGTCTTGGTCTGAGGGTAGACCACCAGCAACCTGTCCAGTCAAATATTGGTTAGAAAAATttagcacgcgcacacatacattacGCGTGTCTTTTAAAATCAGAAAGAAGCAATTACCTGGACAAGGCATCGCCCCCAACGGCGTCAGCTTTACTGGCGATCTTGGCCCAAAAGGCCTTGACAGTGGACTTGTCTTTGGCTGTAAGACTCATGTTGTTTCTTTTCTGGAGGAAGGATCTACAAAGTCCAGTGAGATGTCTAGGCAACGATTCGTCCTTTTATAGACCACGTCGAATGACTTTGTGGAACCACCACACACTCAAGACCCACCTCTCACCGGGCTTCATGCCAACTTTATATCTGGCCAACAGTTGGAATATGTCATACAAACATAATGCATGCAAGCCCTGGTGCCGTAAAAACTTATAAAAGCCAGTAAAAAAAGACAGTAAAACACACGAACAAGATGCAGTCGATTTTATTTTGTAGGCAATCTCTAAAGCAAAACCACAAAACCCAACACTGTACAATATTGCGGTGTTTTTGAAGTCTTTATCTATACATTAAATCAGGGCATGCGTCACTTGAGGATAAGTCACTTGAGGACACTCACAAGAAAATGCTGTCATCCATATGAATCCTATTTAAATTTTAAAATGTAGGACAAACGTGAGGATACTGCGTCTTTGAAATAAAATGCAGGGTTTCTTGAGGCATACCATATCGCTGATTAGCTATACGCAGTAAATCATAGACACGCataagcaataaaaaaaatgattttctttATCAGCGTTCACCGCAATTATTAGCCACGAATATAAAAAGGCGTAGCAGACTGTAAGCCTTTGGTTATCAAATGAGCGACATGTTTAGGGTGGAACCACTGCTGCGTCAACTAGATAATGGCACACTGGTGTCCTTCGAAACCAGAACGTTCGATTTATATATCGTGCTTTTGGACTAATTAGAAATTACTAAAACTCTTAAATTCTGCTTTTATTTAAGACACCATCTTTACGCATTTGAAGGGGATACATATACTGCACCATTGCAACGAGCTAACCAATTTAAGTGTCTGAATATTATAGATGGTAAGTATCTTTCCATAGGATGACCTGTTAGAACAGGATAGGATGGTGAGCTGATCTGAGGTGGTTTTTGCAAGATGACGGAGAGGGCGCCATTAATTGAACCATCTGCGTTACAACCTAGAGTGGCGCAAGCAAAGCTTTGAAGGAAAGAATCGCGTATTTACCCACTTACCATATTCAGACGACCAAGGAGAGAACTGCATCCGGGGTATAAACCAGAGTATTCTCATTTTCTCCGCATGCATGGCCATTTGTAGACGAACTGTCCATACAATCCTGATGGGGATATTAAAACGTTCCACCTCTGAATGTGCAAATTTAGTACATTGTTAACTGTCGGAGCTCAATACTTAGAAAACATACACAATGCCTATGTTAAAAACGCAAAGCCTATCTGCTGTTATGTGGGAACTATAGGCAGGTTTGTGTTAAACGAATAAATGTAATATCACAAACATCACGGATGACGCTTAGCTAAAGGAGCTCAACATTCTGACATATTGCACGCCACAAATCAGAAAGCCCGAAGCTGTCTAATAGGCTGTGCACACCTGGCATTGACATGCGTCTTGGGTGGTCCGATCACAAGTAGACAGCTCTGAGTACgtcagttcacacctggcataAAATTAGTTATTCTGAGATTATTCATAATGGATCGCCTCTTAttatatacacaatacacataagaaaatatacacatacacatttccaTTTGGTTTTCACCTAGGCctagggagaaaaaaacgccCGAGAAACAAAGGAACTTTCTTTATCAGTCATTCCCCAAAAATATCAGGCCATAGCGGGGCGAATGATAGAAAGTGCTGAACAACATTCATGTCGCTGTTACTCGCATGCAAATTTCCTCCCCATATTCGAACATAGCACTTCCGAAGCAGGACAGGAATCCGTCATGATGGAATCAATTGTATTTACAAATTAACTCTTAAAGTCTTGGCGACTCTGAACCACTGCTCAAGTATCAATCAAGGTCTGTTCTTGTCTGAACAGTAGTCTGCATGGAAATTGCCTGTGTGTGGCTAATTCAGTTGTGTGTGGCTCGCCACTTCCTACACTCCACACTTCTGCAGGCTCCAACCTCAATTCATATTATTTTATAGGGTAATTCAATATAAAACTTAAATAAcgtcacacactcaaaaaaaaaatgatttgttgaaTGAACGCAACTTAACCATGCCACTTGGTTGACAGTCGTTGCCCATCCAGATTTAGACAGATCTTCTGCAAACGTGCATTTCAGTATAGGTATCTCAGGTTCAATATGAATCCAAACCACTTAGGACTTCCACGCCTTCAATTCGGACACCAATGTCATCTGGGTCATCCTCAGGCTGTGCCCGTTCCTTCTGCATGACATACACCCCATCATAGTTTGCTCTATGATTCTGTTGGCCTCAGTGTCTGTATTCTGTGGGACAAAGTACAACAAAAGGCCCCTTAACAAAAACTACAatgtgagagtgaatgaaacACTGCAACAAGAGACTGGAGGCAAGACGAAATGGATGAAAATATGCGTTTTGGAAAACCCcctaaatgtatttatgaataaatgaaataagTGGAATGAAAGAAAATTGAAATGCATACATTCTAATGTATACATACTATagtaatacacatgcataccaAATAACAAGTCTTCATCCCCCAAATTAGCAGATGAGAAACAACCATAGTATGTATTGGATTTGGAAACTTGCTGTATTTTCTAACTCACCATGTATTCCTGTACAGGTTTCTCATGGTCTTCATTCAGTTAGGTGCACAAGGACTTAATGACTGATGCTCGTCTGGTATGTATGGTGTCATTCTGGAGGGGAAAAGCCAGATGAGCTTGCATTTACTTGCTCACATTTAAAAGTAACTGCTGGAATAGCTGGCTGTAGCTGACTGCTATGAGATGAATGAGATCTGTATATGTGGGTTTTAAGCCCACTATACACATACTATACTAGTATACTATGCTACGTGGGCTATTTAAATGACTATAGAGATAATGTTGGCTGCATACATAATAATGATGTCGTTTGTAATGTGTATCTAAAACTCTCATTGGAGTCACAAAGTcagcactgccacacacacacacacgtcactgaaagaaaaatgaaacacAGTAGTCAAGGATTGTACGTTATCAGCACACTGGAGTTACCAATGCATTTCAGTAACATCATTAAAACATAGGGGTTTATATGCAAGAGTTTAAACTTACCATGTAATGTACAGAGGTGTGCACCTATAGGGAAAAGAGACAACTCTATTTTAAGATGTAGTTTTGataaagaaaagaggaaaacaaataaGTTCTATTAAACTGATGATTCCTGAAAACCCATACAAAGATCTGCTAACAATTTTAACTTTCATATAATAATCACTCAATGTATGATCTATAGCCATCACTCCCATGGCTATGCTAACAGGAGGGGGAAGCTGTGGCTCATATCCTCCTGAGTGACCGGTTTGTGTAGttaaagtaagattatgcaacaatttgaccttAAAATCACAGTAGATGATCTGCTGCATACTAGTGTGACAGAGATGATTGAGGCAGGCAAGTACTGTGTGCTGGGCACAAGCCATTTGAGTTTCCTGGATCTGGGAGTATGGAGCATGCAGTAGCACTACATTGATCCAAAGTAAATCATGTTCCTTGGATCAATATTGATTTAGTTATTTTTTGTTGCTTGACATTAAACAAACAAGAACGA is a genomic window of Clupea harengus chromosome 1, Ch_v2.0.2, whole genome shotgun sequence containing:
- the LOC105905756 gene encoding hemoglobin embryonic subunit alpha-like, with the translated sequence MSLTAKDKSTVKAFWAKIASKADAVGGDALSRLLVVYPQTKTYFSHWSDITPGSAPVMKHGRTIMGGVATAVGVIDDLIGGLLTLSELHAFKLRIDPANFKLLSHCLLVEFAIMFPAEFTPEVHVSMDKFFAALGLALAEKYR